The following coding sequences lie in one Onychomys torridus chromosome X, mOncTor1.1, whole genome shotgun sequence genomic window:
- the LOC118574404 gene encoding protein FAM156A/FAM156B-like, which translates to MDPLQTWDPMSVSMPSRMATVTRSQESSAGSQPSSSEKLSMGLSGLSLCRSSGSVASAPLSEGLLQQQAREKKALWQQYWEKQGFPQRKKVFLRHSRRWHRDHMAPYLLERVVRGSPSGDRAQNQLQCQGHMPNIAGLTGDGNKAPNPPSWETLVQGLSGLTLSLGANRPSPLPEGPGEQQEPEQMLQLERQQESMRMFQRMLK; encoded by the coding sequence ATGgatccgctgcagacatgggatcCAATGTCGGTTTCCATGCCCTCCCGCATGGCCACTGTGACACGCTCCCAGGAGTCCTCAGCAggctctcagccttcctcctcagAAAAGCTAAGCATGGGCCTCAGTGGCCTGAGCCTCTGCCGCAGCTCTGGCTCAGTGGCCTCTGCTCCTCTgtcagagggcctgctccagcaaCAGGCCCGAGAGAAGAAGGCCCTGTGGCAGCAATACTGGGAAAAGCAGGGCTTTCCTCAGAGGAAGAAAGTCTTCCTGAGACACTCGAGACGCTGGCACCGGGATCACATGGCACCTTACCTGCTTGAAAGGGTTGTCAGAGGCTCTCCCTCAGGTGACAGAGCTCAGAATCAGCTCCAGTGCCAGGGCCACATGCCGAACATTGCTGGGTTGACTGGAGACGGGAACAAGGCTCCCAACCCTCCCTCCTGGGAGACGCTGGTACAGGGCCTCAGTGGCCTCACCCTCAGCCTGGGAGCCAACAGACCGAGCCCCCTGCCCGAGGGGCCTGGGGAGCAGCAGGAGCCAGAGCAGATGCTCCAGCtggagaggcagcaggaaagCATGAGGATGTTCCAGAGGATGCTCAAATAG